The Piliocolobus tephrosceles isolate RC106 chromosome 2, ASM277652v3, whole genome shotgun sequence genome window below encodes:
- the XIRP1 gene encoding xin actin-binding repeat-containing protein 1 isoform X3 — translation MPSKKKPQVPPKPAHLTQSHPPQRLPKPLPVSPSFSSEVGQREHQRGETDAAIPQPVKVPSTVGQGHIPLARCPSGHSQASPQHGFSTTAPRPTNNQATGSNAQSSEPPELNALNRDPTSPQWGPSTSGEQPMEGSHQGAPESPENLQRNQKELQCLLNQVQALEKEAASSVDVQALRRLFEAVPQLGGAAPQAPAAHQKPEASVEQAFGELTRVSTEVARLKEQTLARLLDIEEAVHKALSSMSSLQPEASARGHFQGPPKDHSAHKISVTVSSSARPSGSGQEVGSQTAVKNQTKVGCHTEAQSQVKIRNHTEARGHAASTASSTRRQETSRENLCLPRVLPSSRDSPSSPTFISIQSATRKPLETSSFKGNPDVSVKSTQAAQDIGQALLHQKGAQDKAGKKDITQCSVQPEPAPPSASALPRGRQKSVLELQTRPGSSQHYGATRTVTEQYEEVDQFGNTVLMSSTTVTEQAEPPRSPGSHLGLHASPLLRQFLHSPAGFSSDLTEAEMVQVSCSYSQPATQ, via the coding sequence ATGCCCTCAAAGAAGAAGCCGCAGGTGCCCCCTAAACCTGCACACCTAACCCAGAGCCACCCTCCTCAGAGGCTGCCCAAGCCCTTGCCTGTATCTCCCAGCTTTTCCTCAGAGGTGGGGCAAAGAGAACACCAACGAGGTGAGACAGATGCAGCCATCCCTCAACCAGTCAAGGTTCCCAGCACTGTAGGCCAGGGCCACATACCTCTGGCCAGATGTCCCAGTGGACATAGCCAGGCCAGTCCCCAACATGGCTTCAGCACCACGGCACCCAGGCCCACCAACAATCAAGCTACAGGCAGCAATGCCCAGAGCTCTGAGCCCCCCGAGCTCAATGCCCTCAACCGTGATCCCACCTCACCACAGTGGGGCCCCAGCACCTCAGGAGAGCAGCCCATGGAAGGTTCCCACCAAGGGGCCCCTGAGAGCCctgagaatctgcaaagaaaccaGAAAGAGCTCCAGTGCCTCCTGAACCAGGTGCAAGCCCTTGAGAAGGAGGCCGCAAGCAGTGTGGATGTGCAGGCCCTGAGGAGGCTGTTTGAGGCTGTGCCCCAGCTGGGAGGGGCTGCTCCTCAGGCTCCTGCTGCCCACCAAAAACCTGAGGCCTCAGTGGAGCAGGCATTTGGGGAACTGACACGGGTCAGCACGGAGGTCGCTCGACTGAAGGAACAGACCTTGGCAAGGCTGCTGGACATTGAAGAGGCTGTGCACAAGGCACTCAGCTCCATGTCTAGCCTCCAGCCTGAGGCCAGCGCCAGAGGCCATTTCCAGGGACCTCCAAAAGACCACAGTGCCCACAAGATCAGTGTCACAGTCAGCAGTagtgccaggcccagtggctcaggccAGGAGGTCGGGAGTCAAACTGCAGTCAAGAACCAAACCAAGGTTGGATGccacactgaggcccagagtcaAGTCAAGATCAGAAATCACACAGAGGCCAGAGGTCATGCAGCCTCAACTGCCTCTTCCACCAGGAGGCAGGAGACATCAAGAGAAAATTTGTGCCTCCCTCGGGTCTTACCTTCCAGTCGAGATTCGCCCTCCTCCCCAACATTTATCTCCATCCAGTCAGCCACAAGGAAGCCTCTAGAGACTTCTAGCTTTAAGGGTAACCCTGATGTCTCAGTGAAAAGCACACAAGCGGCTCAGGACATAGGCCAGGCCCTGCTCCACCAGAAAGGTGCCCAAGACAAGGCTGGGAAGAAGGACATCACCCAGTGCTCTGTGCAACCTGAGCCTGCGCCTCCCTCAGCAAGTGCCCTGCCCAGAGGGCGGCAAAAGAGTGTTCTGGAGCTACAGACTAGGCCAGGGAGCTCACAGCACTATGGAGCCACGAGAACCGTGACTGAGCAGTATGAGGAGGTGGACCAGTTTGGGAACACAGTCCTCATGTCTTCCACCACAGTCACCGAGCAGGCAGAGCCACCCAGGAGCCCAGGCTCCCACCTTGGGCTCCACGCCTCCCCCTTGCTGAGGCAGTTCCTGCACAGCCCAGCTGGGTTCAGCAGTGACCTGACAGAAGCTGAGATGGTGCAGGTGTCCTGCAGCTACTCCCAGCCAGCTACCCAGTGA
- the XIRP1 gene encoding xin actin-binding repeat-containing protein 1 isoform X1 has protein sequence MADAQTQVAPTPTMRMATAEDLPLPPPPALDDLPLPPPKESFSKFHQQRQASELRRLYRHIHPELRKNLAEAVAEDLAEVLGSEEPTEGDVQCMRWIFENWRLDAIGDHERPAAKEPVPGGDVQATSRKFEEGSFANSTDQEPTRPQPSGGDVRAARWLFETKPLDELTGQAKELEATVREPAASGDVQGTRMLFETRPLDRLGSRPSLQEQSPLELRSEIQELKGDVKKTVKLFQTEPLCAIQDAEGAIHEVKAACREEIQSNAVRSARWLFETRPLDAINQDPSQVRVIRGISLEEGSRPDVSATRWIFETQPLDAIREILVDEKDFQPSPDLIPPGPDVQQQRHLFETRALDTLKGDEEAGAEAPPKEEVVPGDVRSTLWLFETKPLDAFRDKVQVGHLQRVDPQDGEGHLSSDNSSALPFSQSAPQRDGLKGDVKTFKNLFETLPLDSIGQGEVLAHGSPSREEGTDTAGQAQGIGSPVYAMQDSKGCLHALTSVSREQIVGGDVQGYRWMFETQPLAQLGRSPSTIDVVRGITRQEVVAGDVGTARWLFETQPLEMIHQREQQERQKEEGKSQGDPQPVAPSKGDVQTIRWLFETCPMSELAEKQGSEVTDPTAKAEAQSCTWMFKPQPVDRPVGSREQHLQVSQVPAGERQTDRHVFETEPLQASGRPCGRGPVRYCSRVEIPSGQVSRQKEVFQALEAGKKEEQQPRVIAGSIPTGSVHKFTWLFENCPMGSLAAESIRGGNLLEEQPMSPSGNRMQESQETAAEGTLRTLHATPGILHHGGILMEARGPGELCLAKYVLSGTGQGHPYIQKEELVSGELPRIIRQVLRRPDVDQQGLLVREDPTGQLQLKPLRLPTPGSSGSIEDMDPELQQLLACGLRASVARTGLVMQETEQGLVALTAYSLQPRLTSKASERSSVQLLASCIDKGDLSGLYSLRWEPPADPSPVPASEGAQSLPPTDSIIHVPPLDPSMGMGHLRASGQAIPCPPQSIGKAVPLAGEAAAPARLQNTEKQEDSHSGQKGMAVLGKSEGATTTSPGPGAPDLLGAMHSLRMATAEAQSLHQQVLNKHKQGPTPAATSNPIQDGLRKAGATQSNIRPGGGTDPRIPAAPRKVSGEEQALPRGLPGGWVTIQDGIYTAHPVRTFDPPGGVQPSEREPQSRRRETALSVQAPRPLQGGPGQRTGPGREEPGGRTQMAWGPPGKLMAEVCPGDLQAAETTLKTAPLGRHNLAFGPQAAGASPHPHNAFVPPPPTLPAAVTGPDFPAGARRDEDSIQQASEPLKDPLLHPQSSPAGQKTPGGSQTKTSKLEPTMPSKKKPQVPPKPAHLTQSHPPQRLPKPLPVSPSFSSEVGQREHQRGETDAAIPQPVKVPSTVGQGHIPLARCPSGHSQASPQHGFSTTAPRPTNNQATGSNAQSSEPPELNALNRDPTSPQWGPSTSGEQPMEGSHQGAPESPENLQRNQKELQCLLNQVQALEKEAASSVDVQALRRLFEAVPQLGGAAPQAPAAHQKPEASVEQAFGELTRVSTEVARLKEQTLARLLDIEEAVHKALSSMSSLQPEASARGHFQGPPKDHSAHKISVTVSSSARPSGSGQEVGSQTAVKNQTKVGCHTEAQSQVKIRNHTEARGHAASTASSTRRQETSRENLCLPRVLPSSRDSPSSPTFISIQSATRKPLETSSFKGNPDVSVKSTQAAQDIGQALLHQKGAQDKAGKKDITQCSVQPEPAPPSASALPRGRQKSVLELQTRPGSSQHYGATRTVTEQYEEVDQFGNTVLMSSTTVTEQAEPPRSPGSHLGLHASPLLRQFLHSPAGFSSDLTEAEMVQVSCSYSQPATQ, from the coding sequence ATGGCCGACGCCCAGACCCAGGTGGCCCCCACACCAACCATGAGGATGGCAACTGCAGAGGacctgcccctccctccacccccagccctggatgacctgccactgccaccacccaAGGAGTCCTTCTCCAAGTTCCACCAGCAGCGGCAAGCTAGTGAACTCCGCCGCCTCTACAGGCACATCCACCCTGAGCTCCGCAAGAATCTGGCCGAGGCTGTGGCCGAGGATCTGGCCGAGGTCCTGGGCTCTGAGGAACCCACTGAGGGTGACGTTCAGTGCATGCGATGGATCTTTGAGAACTGGCGACTGGATGCCATTGGAGATCACGAGAGGCCAGCTGCCAAGGAGCCTGTGCCGGGTGGTGACGTCCAGGCCACCTCCCGCAAGTTTGAGGAAGGCTCCTTTGCCAACAGCACAGACCAGGAGCCGACCAGGCCCCAGCCAAGTGGAGGGGACGTTCGTGCAGCCCGCTGGCTATTTGAGACAAAGCCACTGGACGAGCTGACAGGGCAGGCCAAGGAACTGGAGGCCACTGTGAGGGAGCCTGCAGCCAGCGGAGATGTGCAGGGTACCAGGATGCTCTTTGAGACGCGGCCGCTGGACCGCCTGGGCTCCCGCCCCTCCCTGCAGGAGCAGAGCCCCTTGGAACTGCGCTCAGAGATCCAGGAGCTGAAGGGTGATGTGAAAAAGACAGTGAAGCTCTTCCAAACGGAGCCCCTGTGTGCCATCCAGGATGCAGAGGGTGCCATCCATGAGGTCAAGGCCGCATGCCGGGAGGAGATCCAAAGCAACGCGGTGAGGTCTGCCCGCTGGCTCTTTGAGACCCGGCCTCTGGATGCCATCAACCAGGACCCCAGCCAGGTGCGGGTGATCCGGGGTATTTCCCTGGAGGAGGGGTCCCGGCCCGACGTCAGTGCAACTCGCTGGATCTTTGAGACGCAGCCCCTGGATGCCATCCGGGAGATCTTAGTAGATGAGAAGGACTTCCAGCCATCCCCAGACCTTATCCCACCTGGTCCAGATGTTCAGCAGCAGCGGCATCTGTTTGAGACCCGAGCACTGGACACTCTGAAGGGGGATGAGGAGGCTGGAGCAGAGGCCCCACCCAAGGAGGAAGTGGTCCCTGGTGATGTCCGCTCCACCCTGTGGCTATTTGAAACAAAGCCCCTGGATGCTTTCAGAGACAAGGTCCAAGTGGGTCACCTACAGCGAGTGGATCCCCAGGACGGTGAGGGGCATCTATCCAGTGACAACTCCTCAGCACTGCCCTTCTCTCAGAGTGCCCCCCAGAGGGATGGGCTAAAGGGGGATGTGAAGACTTTTAAGAACCTTTTTGAGACCCTTCCCTTGGACAGCATTGGACAGGGTGAGGTTCTGGCCCATGGGAGTCCAAGCAGAGAAGAAGGAACTGATACTGCTGGGCAGGCCCAGGGCATAGGGTCCCCAGTGTATGCCATGCAGGACAGCAAGGGCTGCCTCCATGCCCTGACCTCTGTTAGCAGAGAGCAGATAGTCGGAGGCGATGTCCAAGGCTACAGGTGGATGTTTGAGACACAGCCCCTAGCCCAGCTCGGCCGAAGCCCCAGCACCATCGACGTGGTGCGGGGCATCACCCGGCAGGAAGTGGTGGCTGGAGATGTTGGCACTGCTCGGTGGCTTTTTGAGACCCAGCCCCTGGAGATGATCCACCAGCGGGAGCAGCAGGAACGACAGAAAGAAGAGGGGAAGAGTCAGGGAGACCCCCAGCCTGTGGCACCCTCCAAAGGTGATGTGCAGACCATCCGGTGGTTGTTTGAGACTTGCCCAATGAGTGAGTTGGCTGAAAAGCAGGGGTCAGAGGTCACAGATCCCACAGCCAAGGCTGAGGCACAGTCCTGCACCTGGATGTTCAAGCCCCAACCCGTGGATAGGCCAGTGGGCTCCAGGGAGCAGCACCTGCAGGTTAGCCAGGTCCCGGCTggggaaagacagacagacagacatgtcTTTGAGACCGAGCCTCTTCAGGCCTCAGGTCGTCCCTGCGGAAGAGGGCCTGTGAGATACTGCAGCCGTGTGGAGATCCCTTCAGGGCAGGTGTCTCGTCAGAAGGAGGTTTTCCAGGCCCTGGAGGCAGGCAAGAAGGAAGAACAGCAGCCCCGGGTAATCGCTGGGTCCATCCCCACGGGTTCTGTCCACAAGTTCACTTGGCTTTTTGAGAATTGCCCCATGGGCTCCCTGGCAGCTGAGAGCATCCGAGGGGGCAACCTCCTGGAAGAGCAGCCCATGAGCCCCTCAGGCAACAGGATGCAAGAGAGCCAGGAGACTGCAGCTGAGGGGACCCTGCGGACTCTGCATGCCACACCTGGCATCCTGCACCATGGAGGCATCCTCATGGAGGCCCGAGGGCCAGGGGAGCTCTGTCTTGCCAAGTATGTGCTCTCAGGCACAGGGCAGGGACACCCCTATATACAAAAGGAGGAGCTGGTGTCAGGTGAACTTCCCAGGATCATCCGCCAAGTCCTGCGCCGGCCAGATGTGGACCAGCAGGGGCTGCTGGTGCGGGAAGACCCGACTGGCCAGCTCCAACTCAAGCCGCTGAGGCTGCCAACTCCAGGCAGCAGTGGGAGTATTGAAGACATGGACCCCGAGCTCCAGCAGCTGCTGGCTTGTGGTCTCAGGGCCTCCGTGGCAAGAACTGGGCTGGTGATGCAGGAGACAGAGCAGGGCCTGGTCGCACTGACTGCCTACTCTCTGCAGCCTCGGCTAACTAGCAAGGCCTCCGAGAGGAGCAGCGTGCAGCTGTTGGCCAGCTGCATAGACAAAGGAGACCTGAGTGGCCTGTACAGTCTGCGATGGGAGCCCCCGGCTGACCCGAGTCCAGTGCCAGCCAGCGAGGGGGCCCAGAGCCTGCCCCCAACTGACAGCATCATCCATGTTCCCCCACTGGACCCCAGCATGGGGATGGGGCATCTGAGAGCTTCAGGGCAAGCTATCCCTTGCCCTCCTCAGTCCATTGGAAAGGCAGTCCCTCTGGCTGGGGAAGCTGCAGCACCAGCCCGATTGCAAAACACAGAAAAGCAGGAAGACAGTCACTCTGGACAGAAAGGGATGGCAGTCTTGGGAAAGTCAGAAGGAGCCACTACTACCTCTCCGGGGCCTGGGGCCCCAGACCTCCTGGGCGCCATGCACAGTCTGCGTATGGCAACAGCTGAAGCCCAGAGCCTGCACCAGCAAGTTCTGAACAAGCACAAGCAGGGCCCCACCCCCGCAGCCACTTCCAACCCCATCCAGGACGGTCTTCGGAAAGCTGGGGCTACCCAAAGCAACATCAGGCCTGGGGGTGGAACTGATCCCCGGATCCCAGCAGCCCCCAGAAAGGTCAGTGGGGAAGAGCAAGCACTACCCAGAGGGCTGCCTGGGGGGTGGGTGACAATTCAGGACGGCATCTACACCGCTCATCCCGTGAGGACCTTTGACCCACCAGGGGGTGTCCAGCCTTCTGAGAGGGAACCCCAGTCAAGGCGCAGGGAGACTGCCCTCTCAGTCCAGGCTCCCCGCCCACTCCAGGGAGGCCCAGGTCAGAGAACTGGGCCAGGGCGGGAGGAGCCTGGGGGCCGCACACAGATGGCCTGGGGGCCTCCAGGGAAGTTGATGGCAGAAGTCTGCCCAGGGGACCTCCAAGCTGCAGAGACCACCCTGAAGACTGCCCCTCTAGGCCGCCACAATCTGGCCTTTGGGCCCCAAGCCGCAGGTGCCAGCCCGCACCCCCATAATGCctttgttcctcctcctcctactctCCCAGCTGCTGTGACAGGACCTGACTTTCCAGCCGGAGCCCGCCGTGATGAGGACTCCATCCAGCAGGCCTCTGAGCCCCTGAAGGACCCCCTTCTTCACCCCCAGAGCAGCCCTGCTGGCCAGAAAACCCCTGGAGGGTCACAGACAAAGACCTCAAAACTGGAGCCCACCATGCCCTCAAAGAAGAAGCCGCAGGTGCCCCCTAAACCTGCACACCTAACCCAGAGCCACCCTCCTCAGAGGCTGCCCAAGCCCTTGCCTGTATCTCCCAGCTTTTCCTCAGAGGTGGGGCAAAGAGAACACCAACGAGGTGAGACAGATGCAGCCATCCCTCAACCAGTCAAGGTTCCCAGCACTGTAGGCCAGGGCCACATACCTCTGGCCAGATGTCCCAGTGGACATAGCCAGGCCAGTCCCCAACATGGCTTCAGCACCACGGCACCCAGGCCCACCAACAATCAAGCTACAGGCAGCAATGCCCAGAGCTCTGAGCCCCCCGAGCTCAATGCCCTCAACCGTGATCCCACCTCACCACAGTGGGGCCCCAGCACCTCAGGAGAGCAGCCCATGGAAGGTTCCCACCAAGGGGCCCCTGAGAGCCctgagaatctgcaaagaaaccaGAAAGAGCTCCAGTGCCTCCTGAACCAGGTGCAAGCCCTTGAGAAGGAGGCCGCAAGCAGTGTGGATGTGCAGGCCCTGAGGAGGCTGTTTGAGGCTGTGCCCCAGCTGGGAGGGGCTGCTCCTCAGGCTCCTGCTGCCCACCAAAAACCTGAGGCCTCAGTGGAGCAGGCATTTGGGGAACTGACACGGGTCAGCACGGAGGTCGCTCGACTGAAGGAACAGACCTTGGCAAGGCTGCTGGACATTGAAGAGGCTGTGCACAAGGCACTCAGCTCCATGTCTAGCCTCCAGCCTGAGGCCAGCGCCAGAGGCCATTTCCAGGGACCTCCAAAAGACCACAGTGCCCACAAGATCAGTGTCACAGTCAGCAGTagtgccaggcccagtggctcaggccAGGAGGTCGGGAGTCAAACTGCAGTCAAGAACCAAACCAAGGTTGGATGccacactgaggcccagagtcaAGTCAAGATCAGAAATCACACAGAGGCCAGAGGTCATGCAGCCTCAACTGCCTCTTCCACCAGGAGGCAGGAGACATCAAGAGAAAATTTGTGCCTCCCTCGGGTCTTACCTTCCAGTCGAGATTCGCCCTCCTCCCCAACATTTATCTCCATCCAGTCAGCCACAAGGAAGCCTCTAGAGACTTCTAGCTTTAAGGGTAACCCTGATGTCTCAGTGAAAAGCACACAAGCGGCTCAGGACATAGGCCAGGCCCTGCTCCACCAGAAAGGTGCCCAAGACAAGGCTGGGAAGAAGGACATCACCCAGTGCTCTGTGCAACCTGAGCCTGCGCCTCCCTCAGCAAGTGCCCTGCCCAGAGGGCGGCAAAAGAGTGTTCTGGAGCTACAGACTAGGCCAGGGAGCTCACAGCACTATGGAGCCACGAGAACCGTGACTGAGCAGTATGAGGAGGTGGACCAGTTTGGGAACACAGTCCTCATGTCTTCCACCACAGTCACCGAGCAGGCAGAGCCACCCAGGAGCCCAGGCTCCCACCTTGGGCTCCACGCCTCCCCCTTGCTGAGGCAGTTCCTGCACAGCCCAGCTGGGTTCAGCAGTGACCTGACAGAAGCTGAGATGGTGCAGGTGTCCTGCAGCTACTCCCAGCCAGCTACCCAGTGA
- the XIRP1 gene encoding xin actin-binding repeat-containing protein 1 isoform X2 — MADAQTQVAPTPTMRMATAEDLPLPPPPALDDLPLPPPKESFSKFHQQRQASELRRLYRHIHPELRKNLAEAVAEDLAEVLGSEEPTEGDVQCMRWIFENWRLDAIGDHERPAAKEPVPGGDVQATSRKFEEGSFANSTDQEPTRPQPSGGDVRAARWLFETKPLDELTGQAKELEATVREPAASGDVQGTRMLFETRPLDRLGSRPSLQEQSPLELRSEIQELKGDVKKTVKLFQTEPLCAIQDAEGAIHEVKAACREEIQSNAVRSARWLFETRPLDAINQDPSQVRVIRGISLEEGSRPDVSATRWIFETQPLDAIREILVDEKDFQPSPDLIPPGPDVQQQRHLFETRALDTLKGDEEAGAEAPPKEEVVPGDVRSTLWLFETKPLDAFRDKVQVGHLQRVDPQDGEGHLSSDNSSALPFSQSAPQRDGLKGDVKTFKNLFETLPLDSIGQGEVLAHGSPSREEGTDTAGQAQGIGSPVYAMQDSKGCLHALTSVSREQIVGGDVQGYRWMFETQPLAQLGRSPSTIDVVRGITRQEVVAGDVGTARWLFETQPLEMIHQREQQERQKEEGKSQGDPQPVAPSKGDVQTIRWLFETCPMSELAEKQGSEVTDPTAKAEAQSCTWMFKPQPVDRPVGSREQHLQVSQVPAGERQTDRHVFETEPLQASGRPCGRGPVRYCSRVEIPSGQVSRQKEVFQALEAGKKEEQQPRVIAGSIPTGSVHKFTWLFENCPMGSLAAESIRGGNLLEEQPMSPSGNRMQESQETAAEGTLRTLHATPGILHHGGILMEARGPGELCLAKYVLSGTGQGHPYIQKEELVSGELPRIIRQVLRRPDVDQQGLLVREDPTGQLQLKPLRLPTPGSSGSIEDMDPELQQLLACGLRASVARTGLVMQETEQGLVALTAYSLQPRLTSKASERSSVQLLASCIDKGDLSGLYSLRWEPPADPSPVPASEGAQSLPPTDSIIHVPPLDPSMGMGHLRASGQAIPCPPQSIGKAVPLAGEAAAPARLQNTEKQEDSHSGQKGMAVLGKSEGATTTSPGPGAPDLLGAMHSLRMATAEAQSLHQQVLNKHKQGPTPAATSNPIQDGLRKAGATQSNIRPGGGTDPRIPAAPRKLL; from the exons ATGGCCGACGCCCAGACCCAGGTGGCCCCCACACCAACCATGAGGATGGCAACTGCAGAGGacctgcccctccctccacccccagccctggatgacctgccactgccaccacccaAGGAGTCCTTCTCCAAGTTCCACCAGCAGCGGCAAGCTAGTGAACTCCGCCGCCTCTACAGGCACATCCACCCTGAGCTCCGCAAGAATCTGGCCGAGGCTGTGGCCGAGGATCTGGCCGAGGTCCTGGGCTCTGAGGAACCCACTGAGGGTGACGTTCAGTGCATGCGATGGATCTTTGAGAACTGGCGACTGGATGCCATTGGAGATCACGAGAGGCCAGCTGCCAAGGAGCCTGTGCCGGGTGGTGACGTCCAGGCCACCTCCCGCAAGTTTGAGGAAGGCTCCTTTGCCAACAGCACAGACCAGGAGCCGACCAGGCCCCAGCCAAGTGGAGGGGACGTTCGTGCAGCCCGCTGGCTATTTGAGACAAAGCCACTGGACGAGCTGACAGGGCAGGCCAAGGAACTGGAGGCCACTGTGAGGGAGCCTGCAGCCAGCGGAGATGTGCAGGGTACCAGGATGCTCTTTGAGACGCGGCCGCTGGACCGCCTGGGCTCCCGCCCCTCCCTGCAGGAGCAGAGCCCCTTGGAACTGCGCTCAGAGATCCAGGAGCTGAAGGGTGATGTGAAAAAGACAGTGAAGCTCTTCCAAACGGAGCCCCTGTGTGCCATCCAGGATGCAGAGGGTGCCATCCATGAGGTCAAGGCCGCATGCCGGGAGGAGATCCAAAGCAACGCGGTGAGGTCTGCCCGCTGGCTCTTTGAGACCCGGCCTCTGGATGCCATCAACCAGGACCCCAGCCAGGTGCGGGTGATCCGGGGTATTTCCCTGGAGGAGGGGTCCCGGCCCGACGTCAGTGCAACTCGCTGGATCTTTGAGACGCAGCCCCTGGATGCCATCCGGGAGATCTTAGTAGATGAGAAGGACTTCCAGCCATCCCCAGACCTTATCCCACCTGGTCCAGATGTTCAGCAGCAGCGGCATCTGTTTGAGACCCGAGCACTGGACACTCTGAAGGGGGATGAGGAGGCTGGAGCAGAGGCCCCACCCAAGGAGGAAGTGGTCCCTGGTGATGTCCGCTCCACCCTGTGGCTATTTGAAACAAAGCCCCTGGATGCTTTCAGAGACAAGGTCCAAGTGGGTCACCTACAGCGAGTGGATCCCCAGGACGGTGAGGGGCATCTATCCAGTGACAACTCCTCAGCACTGCCCTTCTCTCAGAGTGCCCCCCAGAGGGATGGGCTAAAGGGGGATGTGAAGACTTTTAAGAACCTTTTTGAGACCCTTCCCTTGGACAGCATTGGACAGGGTGAGGTTCTGGCCCATGGGAGTCCAAGCAGAGAAGAAGGAACTGATACTGCTGGGCAGGCCCAGGGCATAGGGTCCCCAGTGTATGCCATGCAGGACAGCAAGGGCTGCCTCCATGCCCTGACCTCTGTTAGCAGAGAGCAGATAGTCGGAGGCGATGTCCAAGGCTACAGGTGGATGTTTGAGACACAGCCCCTAGCCCAGCTCGGCCGAAGCCCCAGCACCATCGACGTGGTGCGGGGCATCACCCGGCAGGAAGTGGTGGCTGGAGATGTTGGCACTGCTCGGTGGCTTTTTGAGACCCAGCCCCTGGAGATGATCCACCAGCGGGAGCAGCAGGAACGACAGAAAGAAGAGGGGAAGAGTCAGGGAGACCCCCAGCCTGTGGCACCCTCCAAAGGTGATGTGCAGACCATCCGGTGGTTGTTTGAGACTTGCCCAATGAGTGAGTTGGCTGAAAAGCAGGGGTCAGAGGTCACAGATCCCACAGCCAAGGCTGAGGCACAGTCCTGCACCTGGATGTTCAAGCCCCAACCCGTGGATAGGCCAGTGGGCTCCAGGGAGCAGCACCTGCAGGTTAGCCAGGTCCCGGCTggggaaagacagacagacagacatgtcTTTGAGACCGAGCCTCTTCAGGCCTCAGGTCGTCCCTGCGGAAGAGGGCCTGTGAGATACTGCAGCCGTGTGGAGATCCCTTCAGGGCAGGTGTCTCGTCAGAAGGAGGTTTTCCAGGCCCTGGAGGCAGGCAAGAAGGAAGAACAGCAGCCCCGGGTAATCGCTGGGTCCATCCCCACGGGTTCTGTCCACAAGTTCACTTGGCTTTTTGAGAATTGCCCCATGGGCTCCCTGGCAGCTGAGAGCATCCGAGGGGGCAACCTCCTGGAAGAGCAGCCCATGAGCCCCTCAGGCAACAGGATGCAAGAGAGCCAGGAGACTGCAGCTGAGGGGACCCTGCGGACTCTGCATGCCACACCTGGCATCCTGCACCATGGAGGCATCCTCATGGAGGCCCGAGGGCCAGGGGAGCTCTGTCTTGCCAAGTATGTGCTCTCAGGCACAGGGCAGGGACACCCCTATATACAAAAGGAGGAGCTGGTGTCAGGTGAACTTCCCAGGATCATCCGCCAAGTCCTGCGCCGGCCAGATGTGGACCAGCAGGGGCTGCTGGTGCGGGAAGACCCGACTGGCCAGCTCCAACTCAAGCCGCTGAGGCTGCCAACTCCAGGCAGCAGTGGGAGTATTGAAGACATGGACCCCGAGCTCCAGCAGCTGCTGGCTTGTGGTCTCAGGGCCTCCGTGGCAAGAACTGGGCTGGTGATGCAGGAGACAGAGCAGGGCCTGGTCGCACTGACTGCCTACTCTCTGCAGCCTCGGCTAACTAGCAAGGCCTCCGAGAGGAGCAGCGTGCAGCTGTTGGCCAGCTGCATAGACAAAGGAGACCTGAGTGGCCTGTACAGTCTGCGATGGGAGCCCCCGGCTGACCCGAGTCCAGTGCCAGCCAGCGAGGGGGCCCAGAGCCTGCCCCCAACTGACAGCATCATCCATGTTCCCCCACTGGACCCCAGCATGGGGATGGGGCATCTGAGAGCTTCAGGGCAAGCTATCCCTTGCCCTCCTCAGTCCATTGGAAAGGCAGTCCCTCTGGCTGGGGAAGCTGCAGCACCAGCCCGATTGCAAAACACAGAAAAGCAGGAAGACAGTCACTCTGGACAGAAAGGGATGGCAGTCTTGGGAAAGTCAGAAGGAGCCACTACTACCTCTCCGGGGCCTGGGGCCCCAGACCTCCTGGGCGCCATGCACAGTCTGCGTATGGCAACAGCTGAAGCCCAGAGCCTGCACCAGCAAGTTCTGAACAAGCACAAGCAGGGCCCCACCCCCGCAGCCACTTCCAACCCCATCCAGGACGGTCTTCGGAAAGCTGGGGCTACCCAAAGCAACATCAGGCCTGGGGGTGGAACTGATCCCCGGATCCCAGCAGCCCCCAGAAAG CTGCTGTGA